The following is a genomic window from Fusarium verticillioides 7600 chromosome 5, whole genome shotgun sequence.
NNNNNNNNNNNNNNNNNNNNNNNNNNNNNNNNNNNNNNNNNNNNNNNNNNNNNNNNNNNNNNNNNNNNNNNNNNNNNNNNNNNNNNNNNNNNNNNNNNNNNNNNNNNNNNNNNNNNNNNNNNNNNNNNNNNNNNNNNNNNNNNNNNNNNNNNNNNNNNNNNNNNNNNNNNNNNNNNNNNNNNNNNNNNNNNNNNNNNNNNNNNNNNNNNNNNNNNNNNNNNNNNNNNNNNNNNNNNNNNNNNNNNNNNNNNNNNNNNNNNNNNNNNNNNNNNNNNNNNNNNNNNNNNNNNNNNNNNNNNNNNNNNNNATCTCGGCGCGGCGTGTACTTCGTAGGTCCATCATGACCGCCACCAGCTCTCTGGGCGACAAATTATCATCCATCACAAAAGGATTTCTCAGTGGAACAGAAGATGAATTCTGGACAAGCGAGTATGGCCGAGTCTCTGCCCGGTACAACAGCGCATACACAACGATGAACTCAACACTCCGAGAAGCCAAATTCGAGTACTTCTTCCTGGGCCGAGAAACCTTTTATCCGCTTGATAAACGTCTTTCAAGATCCGTCGAGGCACTCTCCCAAGCCATAGGAGGACTGCGAAGTGCACTCGAAAACCAATTCACTTTACTCAGGGAGGTCCCCAACCTGGAAGATACCTTCCCTTCACCGAAGCCTACAGGGATAACATCCACCTTGACACGAGCCCTTTCTGCATATATTGATGGTGGAGGTCAAACATTGTCTGACATCGATGAATCTGGAGAGAGCGAGGAAGAACGGCTGGCGGCGAGAAACAAATCGGATACCGCTCTTGACACAGCCCCCGCTTTCCAGGAGCCTTCCGACATCTttgccctcttcatcaatatGCTTGGCCCGTCAATCAAGTCGCTGGCTCATACGCTATCAGAAATCCTGCGTGAGCCTGCATTTGGACAGGATCCGAACAAAGATATCGCGGTGAACGAACAATTGAGGGAGAGCCTTCGCGATGCTCTGAATCTTTACAATAATGCAAGGTCGGAGTCGTTACAGGAGCTTTACCGTACCATTCAGATCGGACGTGCTAGATCTGAGAAGATCCAAGCGGATATAGAAGAAGTTGCTGCAGCCTGTGGGCATTTCTCCTTCAGTTTACAAGCTGTAGCTGAAGAGACTGATGCATATTTGGATGTACTAGAGGACATCAGGTACACGACTGAGACGGCCCCACGCTCATGGAGTTGGCTCAAATTTTGGAGGTACTTCAGCCGGACTGGACCTTCAGACAAAGACAGGGTTGAAGATCCGGAACGTGAGAGCTTGATACAAAGACCACCTGTGCCGAGATTGCGGAAATCTCAAATGCCCAAAGGTATTCCAGATACAATGGTCGCACGCCGAGATACCTTCAACTGGGATGCTGCCCCACAATCCAGCAGAGTCAAAAGAAGAGTCGCTCAGAAAATGCTCAAGATTTCTCGATTCATTGTGAGAGAGGACATACTTTTTGGTATCAAAGTTGGCATTGGTGCTCTTCTCTGGGCCATGCTTGCTTTCATACCAAGCACAAGACCTATTTACCAGACATGGAGAGGTGAATGGGGCCTCCTTTCCTTCATGATCGTGGCGGCCATGACAACTGGCTCAGCGAATACGACTGGAACGGCCAGATTCAAGGGTACCCTCATTGGTGCAGCCTTTGCTGTGGTGTGCTGGACTGTCAGCCAAGGTAATGGCATTGCCCTGGTGTTTTTGGGTGGCCTTGTAGCTTTGTTCAACTTCTACGTAATTCTGGTCATCAAAAAGGCTCCGCTGGGTAGAATTGCTTTGTTAGCATACAACGTGAGCACCCTTTACGCCTACAGCATCTCGCaagatgttgacgatgacgacgatgacgagggaGGGTCCAACCCCCTGATTTTGGACATTGCCTGGCATCGAGTTGTTGCGGTCACTCTAGGCATCCTATGGGGTATTGTTGTTTGCCGAGTCCTCTGGCCGATTTCTGGTCGAAAGAAGTTCCGCGAAGGACTTTCTGTCTTGTATCTCCAGATGGGTCTCATATGGAAGCGTGGCCCTCTTACTGTGTCGCTCACTAAGGATAGCACACATAATAACACGCTTGACTACATGCGTGAGGGCGAACAGGCGGCTCTTCAACGATATGGTAGGCACTCACTGCTACGTCATTCTTCGTCACGCTAACTCTATGACAGCCTTTAAACTTGCGAGCCTGCGAACGGCTGCGAAGTCTGAATTTGAGCTTCGCGGTCCATTCCCAGACGCAGCATATGGGCGCATTATGCGTTCCACCAAAAACATGCTTAATGGTTTCTATGCGATGCgtctcatcacatcaaaACGCAATCAATTAACAGAAGGCGAGCGGGCATTGTTAGAGTACACAAGCACTGAGAGAGCTCTCCTTTGTCAGCGCATATGTCACGTCTTTCAAGTTATCGCTTCGTGCCTTATGCTAGAATACCCCTTGACCGATGCCATCCCTACGGTTGAGAACAACAAGGATCGACTCTTGGGGAAAATCTACCAATTCCGCAAGGAGCACATGAGTACGGATCTTTTGGGCAACGAGCCCCCTCTGGTTGTTCAAGAGAGTGATTATGCTTTGCTGTACGCATACACACTCGTTACGCTACAAGTGGCAGCTGAATTAAACAAGGTGAGGGCCGAGATTGAAGCCCTGTATGGAGTTCTACACGAGgaagctctgctgctgcagtAGAGGAGGAAGGCTTGTTAAAGAGGAGGTAAATGGGCCTTTGCATACTTAGCTATTCATGATACCAGACTTCTATGTTCATCGCGTGGTGAGTTGGTACGTTTTCAGTGCCCTGTGTATTCTTGTGCATAGGTAAATAAAAACTAGCATTTTATGATATGAGGTTTAAATATTACTGCTCTTTGTGATTATCGAAAGCTACCAATGTTCGTCTGGGTTGTCCGTCACACCCATCATTACCCTGTATGCCCCTTAATCCCCTGACGCCATGAATTATCGATAGCAGCAACTAAATAATATTTAGATCTGGACGTCTAATCTAAACTGTACATTCCCTTAACCTGCCCAAGCGACCGACATCATACTCGACCCATCGAGCGATTCCCTTGCGTCCTGCTACGAGCACACTGCCTGGGTTCATTACATGACACCCCTCGTATGTGACGCAAAACGGCGGGGCTGTTGTGTCGAGCAAGACCATGGCTGTGGGTAGTGGGTACAGATGCAATGCTGAGGAGTAGTCCCAGTGAACGGGGCGAATAGACTGGCGGAATGGTGCGAGGtagccttgatcaagaatagtcttgacaagtttcTGGGCTGCATGAACGTCGTGAGGAATAAGAGGTGTGACGGGCGAGGCGGTAGCAGCAGCGGTaggatcatcatgatgagcAGAATCGATATCCATCGGCTGAACATCTTCGGGAGGGGCAGCGCTTGAACCTGGGGCCTGTTCTCCACTGgcatccttggtcttgggttTTAAACGGACAGAGGCTCGACGCAAACGAGCAGATACATCATCTCTAAAGAAGACAAGTTCGTGGTTGGGGCCGAATAAACTGATTCGGCTCGGGTTCGAGGTCCATACGGCAGTGCCATTTGACTTCCCTCCCGCCTCCGCATTGGCTGTCGCAAAGGCTCGACGTATTCTCGACGTGAACATGTCTGGCACTTGCTTCCGAGGCAAAGGAACAGATGCGCCAGCTGTAAAGGACGAGACCCAGGCGTCATTGTCTCCGGGAACAAAGACGAAGGTGGACGATTGGAGCAGGGTTGGAAAGTCTCCCAGGGTTGAAGCCAGGGCATCAAAGTATTCTTTGTATTCGATACTTCCGCCACTGCCTCCCCGTGCCAAAACAGCGTACTGAGTGAAGTTACCCATCAGCACGAATGTTAGAGGCGTTGAACCTTCAGGTTCTGAGGCATATCCTGAGAGGATCTTGCGTAATGCTTGGAGAGTTCGTGGTTGATCGAGGTTCAGCTCGCCAATAACAACGACACGCCCACGTGATGGTGCACTATCATCCTCTGCTCCGCTGCGTAGAAGGCGCCTTTCGAGCCTGCGCATCTTGGTACCCACGGCACGCTCGCTGCCTACACCCAGGAAATCGATccagccaaagcctcctCCTATGGTCTGTTCCTGACCCCCGTCGGGTCCGCTGATGCCCAGAGTCGCTTGACGACGTTCACATGGGGGCTGACCTATAAAGAAGCCTTGGAAACGGCCGCCCAGTGTACCTCCAACGCCGCTACTGCCGCTCAGACCCGTGCCCACGgattcgtcttcttcttcatagaCACCGTCAACCAGCACGATCATGCCGGGACAAAACCATGCTGAATCATCCGGGATAGCTACCGCCTGGGATAAGTCCAAAGCAATAGTACCAGTCAGGtcgctgatggcaagatcgCCGGTAGGAAGGAGAACCAGGAGCCCTAGTAGCATATGGCTGCTGCCATGGCGACCAAGGAGGTTCGCGACTGGGGTGAGTTTAAGTGAATGCTGGTTGGATAGGGAACGACTGAGGCTTTGTCTTCGAGAGGAGGAGACTGCGGAGGACTGGAAGGTTTCGTTTCGGAGAAGACGCTGGTGAATTACATTGTATCGATTTCGGAAAACCGTCGTTTTGTGTGATGCCGGTGGTAGTAATGAAGGCGTTGCAGTATCCCTGGGAAATGTTAGTCGCAAATTCAGTTGATCCACCGAATAGGCCGACTATACTGACTTTTCAAAGTGCTTTTTGCCAACGTTGTATATGAATCTGGGTTGGTCATATGCGTTTATGACTTTGAGCCATGCCCGAGGATCGTTCGTCTCGCTTTCGTCTTGCTCCTCGTCCACACCAAGTCCCGACATGCCAAAGCTTGTGTTGCTATCCTCTCTCCTGATTTCTGCCGGCCTTAGTCCTAACCGTGTGTTCAAGGTCTCgttgtctttgagatcaagcaTACTATCCCCACGTGGCAGTCCTCTTGCTGGGCCAGTGATTCTGCCGCCACTCATGTTACCCTCAAGGGTTTTGAGGATTTCCTGGAGCTCTTTACTCGAGCCCTCGACAATGACGCCCCCATTGCGGTTTTTCCAGCTTCTGGCAACCTCTTCCAGAACCCGTTCGGCCAAACCTTCTTCACGCCATCCTGAACCACAATGCCTTCCAATGAAGGAAGCTAGTTCTTGAAGTGCagaggatgtcaaggtcaaagaaTGTTTTTTCGTAAATGTACGGAAAGCGAGCGGTCGAAGTGTCGGAGGAGGGAGTATGATCGGTAATATTGCAGCCTTGGGGGCATTGACGGCGAATGGCTTCAGTGGATGGATTGGGGTACCGAAGGCGGGAGATGAAGACGGTATCGCAGACGACGGAGGGACCGCCCCTCGTTGTTTTCGGAATATAGGAGCTGGTGTTTTATCCATGATCTGTACCGCTAGCTTGGCATCGCagagaaaggaaagagaaagaaaatgaaaatgaaaaAGGATTCAACTTTCTGTATATGAAATCAACGTTGCTTGCTAATTGAATTTCGTATATGGTACTCTGGTTGATTTGCCTACTAAGGTATCTACCTCAGTACATTGTGCCTCGTTGCGCAGGTCGTCTTGAAGGGTTCGCACTGACCGCGTTGACGCGTTTAATTGACTCGTTTGATACATATACCCTCCATAGGCATATATCGCGTTTCACTAGGGTCCTGCGAATGACCTCATTCTCGATCAAGGTCGAGTCAACGCAATGATAGCTTCATTGCACCGGACACAGTAGTAAAATCGATTTGAATTCCAAAATACCACCAAAATGATAGTGTCATCATTTCGATATACTGCTCGGCATATGGCTGTACCTATTAGAGCCATATCTAGTCTTTCTAGCAACCCTAAAATTGTTTGTGTTCAACACCCAAGCCGGTaccacttcaacaacacGCTGACCATGCTGTAGAAAGTTGTGAAGAATCCCAAATCTCCTTTCACAAACTACTTGAGCTATCTCGAGAAAGAACCGCCGGATGAGCGCCTAGCAATTGGGACTACTAGCGAACTCCCTCCCACTCCTCAGTCCTTCACTGAGAATAAGGCCTTCGTTAAGATTCTCAACGAGGTGATAACCGAGTACGGCCACCAAGACGAGGATCTTGTGAATCAAGCACGCGCATTTGCCAGTCCGGGAGGCTTCAATCTAGGCTCAGGCGGTGCCTTTTTCTCACAAAAACGACCCAATAGAGGCGGATCTCGCAAGCAGAGATCTGGAGGGGGAGCTGGAGGCGACAGTGCAGGAGGTGCCAGTGCTCAGGGAggagctggtggtggtggaagaggaggatatGTGCACCTCAGCGACCGAAGGAATCCCCCCGACTTTGGACGCATTGCATGGCCTGAGGATATCCTGGGAAGCGTTGAAGTGGACGGCAATGGTACCATCATCGGCAAGGTACAGCCAAGTGGAACGTACCGTATTCTGACGAACGAGGGAATGTAAGTCTAGAAGACACGAATACAGGCACGTCAAGTCGCTAACAAGTTTCCAAGCCTGGGACTTAGCCCATTCTTACAAACAAAGTTGGTAGAGAGACtaaaacaagaagaagccaaacaAAATTCAACAAGTTAGTGGAAACAAGAATATTCATAGCCTtgttgaacaaagaaaattCGACTGAGGGAGACAATTGCGATCAGGAGTTCTGAAAACCGGAAGAGAACGGCCTATGTATCATGGCTGTAAGTAGAGATGAGTGTGGCGTTTGTCAGATGTAACGGCTCTTGAGACCAAAACCATGCTTGCATATGCAGACACGGCCCAATGCATGACAAGTTTGCATGGAGGACTGTTGGCTGGTAACTCGAATGGGTCAATAAATACTTAATTACGCACGATGTTGTGGTTCAACATCGGATGTTTTTGGTTATAGAAACAGATTCTTATTCGACAACTCGTAAGTCTATGTCGGTCGGTAGAGTTTTGAGAATTGATTTGTTGGGAATTTCAACGCCATGAGCATATTAAGTGAGTGTtagttgttgttggtccAGGTTGCCAGGGTTAAAATAGGCATGCAAAGCTTGGCCTTTAGCTACTTCTATTTACTGCTTCATGTTTCTTATTTTGATTTGtatatattatatcttaTGAACTAGGATATTGTTACAGATATGAATACATATAACTCAGGGCTTGTATGAGTACTAACATTTCTGACCTCGGCAACCTGTAGGACAGTGAAGACTACTTAGGTAGTAGGTAATGGCTATGGGCTGATTGACACGACTACGCACCAGCAAGACACCAATAGTTTTGTCAACTGTTCTCTGGGTGACAGGTCAGACAACAGGAATGGATGTAACAAATGGGGAGAAAGGTACCTCCCTTCAGTCCTCTGGTAAAGCATAAAGCGAGGAatagatatataataaaCTCCAAGTGAAATAATCAAGATCTATCTATTCTGCTACGTGTTCTTATGACAACTATTAACACCCAATCCTATCCATACCTTACCAAATCACCATTGTTATTATAAAGCGTTGATAATAACAGAGTCATTAACTTAGTAGCCCATGTCTGAGGTGGTTCCACTGACCTGACCCCTCCACAACACCTAGTGAcgactacctaccttaaggCATGGAATCTACCCCAGCCCAGCCCGGTCAGTCGAGCTCTGCAACTTCGACACCACTAACGAATACCTAACACAACATCACGATACGCGATTAGAATAACCTAACCCGTCACCTACCTCCTCCATTTCGCCGCTTCATTTCCACCcgctcttctctttcacATCAAACCACCCCGCGCTCGCTTCGTCAATACCACTATCCCTGCAGTCGCACCCAGTTCCTGACAGCCGAACCAAAAGCTCTGCAGCTCCGAAAACCCCGCCGACCGATCACTTTTCGACCTGGCccgccttgaccttgggtCAGGGCATCGCATCGCCATGGCTCCCCGAGGtttcgaggacgaggagcttACCATTTCCCTATCCTCCTCCCACGTTCGTCgccctcaacagcagcagcagcagcaacagtcacagcagcagcacgCT
Proteins encoded in this region:
- a CDS encoding DNA polymerase epsilon subunit 2, which codes for MDKTPAPIFRKQRGAVPPSSAIPSSSPAFGTPIHPLKPFAVNAPKAAILPIILPPPTLRPLAFRTFTKKHSLTLTSSALQELASFIGRHCGSGWREEGLAERVLEEVARSWKNRNGGVIVEGSSKELQEILKTLEGNMSGGRITGPARGLPRGDSMLDLKDNETLNTRLGLRPAEIRREDSNTSFGMSGLGVDEEQDESETNDPRAWLKVINAYDQPRFIYNVGKKHFEKDTATPSLLPPASHKTTVFRNRYNVIHQRLLRNETFQSSAVSSSRRQSLSRSLSNQHSLKLTPVANLLGRHGSSHMLLGLLVLLPTGDLAISDLTGTIALDLSQAVAIPDDSAWFCPGMIVLVDGVYEEEDESVGTGLSGSSGVGGTLGGRFQGFFIGQPPCERRQATLGISGPDGGQEQTIGGGFGWIDFLGVGSERAVGTKMRRLERRLLRSGAEDDSAPSRGRVVVIGELNLDQPRTLQALRKILSGYASEPEGSTPLTFVLMGNFTQYAVLARGGSGGSIEYKEYFDALASTLGDFPTLLQSSTFVFVPGDNDAWVSSFTAGASVPLPRKQVPDMFTSRIRRAFATANAEAGGKSNGTAVWTSNPSRISLFGPNHELVFFRDDVSARLRRASVRLKPKTKDASGEQAPGSSAAPPEDVQPMDIDSAHHDDPTAAATASPVTPLIPHDVHAAQKLVKTILDQGYLAPFRQSIRPVHWDYSSALHLYPLPTAMVLLDTTAPPFCVTYEGCHVMNPGSVLVAGRKGIARWVEYDVGRLGRLRECTV